The window GCGACGCTGCCCCTGGGAGTGACGGCCACGATGGACGCCGACCGTCACACTCTGCACCTGAATGAGCCGGCGGTGCGCTAGGTCCGGCGGCGCGTTAGGGCCGGCCGGCCCCGCTCACTTAGCCATTGCGCACCGATCATCGCGCCCTGCACCGACATCCAGGTAGCCATTGCGCACCCGCGCGGTCACTTTTAGGTACTCCTTATTTGAAAAGCCGGCCCGGTATCCGGCCGCCGGAAGTGAAAACCCCTTATTGAACCCGGGAAATATACCAGATTCCGGCAAGGATGAGGGCGATCGAGAGGAGCATATGCAACCGGCCGGCCTTGACTTGACCAGCTTTGTCCTTCTTGTGGCCCATCCAAAACTGGTGGACGGCGGCGGCCAGAATCAGTCCTGCAACCAGAACTTCCATACTGCTTCACTCCTGTTTCCCGAAAGGGCCTTCTGACAGACATTATATTCCGGACATCGGCCGGCGGGCAAGTACTCACTCTCCCGCAGTTTATTGGCCAAGCGGCAGCCCTTTTCAAATCGCCGGGCAATGATATAATCAAAGGAAATGGTCAAGCAGCTCGTTTTCTAGTCTCCACACCATCCGAATGCCAATACTGCCGGAAGGGAAGTGCCGGGTGTGAACATCAGACAGAAAATCCTGACCGGGTACCTCATCGTCTTTGTGGCCTGCGTATTTACCGGCGGTTTCGCACTGTACAACATGCACAAGATGAGCGCCACCTACACCGACCTGATTGAAAACCGTGTGCAACTCGTGCACGAGACCCAAAACCTCCTGCTGGCGTTCGAGTACAAGGCGCTGATGATGCGCACCTATTTCCTGACCGGGCTCCCGGAATGGAAAGACGAGTTTCTGAACCAGAGCGCCAGGACGATACAGGCCCTGGATGAGCTGGAGGGCCGAATCACCACGGATGCGGAGCGGGCCGTGTTCATGCCCTTGTCGCAGTCCGTGCGGGGCTTTGATGAACAGTACGTCAATCCCCAACTGGCGGTTCGTGAGGACCCAACCCTGACGGAAGCGGAGAAAATGGCACAAATCAAGGAAATGACCGTGCAGCAGCGGGGCACCGTCCGCCGGGTGATCTCCCAGGGCCAGGATTTCATCAGCCTCCAACAGAAGCTCTTGAACGCCACCGTGGCCGAAAGCGCCGCGTGGGTGTCCCTGACCACGGCCTTCACGGCGATAATGCTGAGTGTCTCTCTGTTCCTGGGTATAGGAGCGGCGGTGTACATCTCCCGGACCATTGCCGAACCGTTGCGGCGGCTGGAGGAAGCAACCGAGTTGGTTGGCACCGGTGACCTCAGGGCCGGCGACACCGGGGTCCTGTCCCACGACGAGGTCGGTCGGCTGGCCAGGTCCTTCGCCAGGATGACCGGGCATTTCCGCCGTCTCGTTGAGCGGGTGCGCCGGGCGACCGACAGCGTGATCAAACACTCCGTTGAACTGAGGGCCGGCGCCGGGGAAGCCGCTGCTTCGGCGGCCGCAACCATCGAAGCCGTTGAACAGTTGTCGGTGCGGATCACCGGCATCGTCCGGAGCGCCTCGGCGGTTGAGGAAAAGATCAGGAAGGTGTCGACACGGGCGGTCGAGGTGGAAGAGGCGGCCCGAAAAATGCGCAAGCAAATGGACATCACGAGTATGGTGGCCGAGCGGGCCAATTCGGCGGTGACGCAGATGATCGGGCGGCTCGACGACATCGGGAAGGTGGTGCGGTTCAGTACGGATTTGGCCGTCCAGGCCGGGAGCTTGGCCCGGGAGGTGGCCAGAGAATCCGCCTACATGTACAAACCGGACGGAACGAGCGCCGGGCCGGCTGGCGCGGAGGCCGGGGAGTCTTGCGCGCCTTGCCCGCCGGAACCCTTCCTGGCCCTGGCTTCCGAAACCGAAAAGCGTTCCCAGCAGACTCTGGCGTCGGCGGCCGCGATATCGGGGTTGGTTGACGAACTGCGGGCCGCGGCCCAGGATGTGGCCGGGGCGCTGGCGGAAGAGCGGGGATTTATCGTCCAGAACCACGGTCTGGCGCGGGAGGTAGCCGAGAGCTTGCCCGAAGTGGTTTCGGCGGTGCAGGTGATGTCGGAGCACTTCCGGGAAGTGAGTATTTTCATCATGAACGTGATGCAGCATATGGACGCCATCAGCGAGGGCGTGGAGAAACAGAGCGACCTGATCGCCGATATCGGGGAAGTGGCGTCCACCTTGGATTCCGCGGCTCACGAACTTCAGGAAGCCATCTCCGCGCTGAAGATATAGGCGAAAAGCGGGCGGGCGCTTTGGCTGGTTTTGATAACCGGTTGGGGCGGGGGCCGTCAGCGTCTCCGCTCCCGCCAAATGTCCAGCAACAAGCATAGGCTTACGAAGGCGGAGATGGCGAAGCCGGTCAACCCCAGGCCGGAATGGCCGTGGATCAGCGGCGGGATGCCCGCGCTGATGAGGACGGAGGAGCCCAGAATCATGGAGCCCAGCACCACGCCCATGGTCAGACGGTTGGCGGATTTGGCCAGCGATTTCTCCAGCCGGTCCGTACCCTCGAATTTGACGAAGACCTCGCCCTTCTCCATGTGGTCCATGATCCGGTTCAGGCGCTGGGGGAAGTTCTCAAAGAGCCGCACGGTGTTGGACCATTCAATTTTCAGCTTGCGTGCCGCCTCCGAGGGGCTGCCCCGCTCGATAGTCAATTCGCGAAGGTAGGGCTTCAAGAGCGCCACGGTGTCCAGGTTCGGGTAGATCTGCTGCCCCAAGCCCTCCATCGTCAGGAACGCCTTCGACATGAAGGCGTACTGGGCCGGAATGGGAATGCGGTGCTGCTGGAAAATGGCCAGGAAGTCCAGAAGCAGGCGGCCGGCGTTCCGGTGGCGCAGGTTGGCGGCGAAAAAGGTGTCCAGCAGTTCCCTGATGTCCCGCTGCAGAAGCGGTGTGTTGGCGGCGCCGTAGACGCCGAACGCGTGCAGGGCGATGGCGGCCAGGTGCTCCTCATCGCGTTGGATGATGGCCTGCAGCAAATCCACGATGTTTTGCCGCATTGAAAAGGTCAACCGGCCCACCATCCCCCAGTCCAGCAGACACAACTGCCCCGACGGGGTAATCAGCACGTTTCCGGCGTGCGGATCGGCGTGGAAAAAGCCGTCCAGCAGGATCTGGCGCACCTGGGTGTTAAACCCGGCTTCCGCCAGTCTCCGGCGCTGCACCAGGTCACCGGTGAAGTCACCCACCTTCACGCCTTCGATCAACTCCGTGGTCAGCACCTTGCGGGTGGTATAGGCATCGTAGACTTTAGGTGCGGTGACCAGTCCGTTTTTCTCCATGGTGGCGCGGAATATCTTGATGTTGGCGGCCTCTTTCAAGAAGTTCAACTCGTTGTTGATGGTGCGGCGCAACTCCTCCACCAGGGACGGCAGGTTGTAGGGCCGCATGTCGGGGTAGCGGTTGTGCAGCATGTTCGCCAGGTACGACAGGATGCGCAGGTCCGCTTGCACGGTGCTGTAGGCCTTTGGGCGGCGTACCTTGACGGCGACTTTCTCCCCGGTTTCACGCAGCACGGCGCGGTGAACCTGG of the Bacillota bacterium genome contains:
- a CDS encoding methyl-accepting chemotaxis protein — its product is MNIRQKILTGYLIVFVACVFTGGFALYNMHKMSATYTDLIENRVQLVHETQNLLLAFEYKALMMRTYFLTGLPEWKDEFLNQSARTIQALDELEGRITTDAERAVFMPLSQSVRGFDEQYVNPQLAVREDPTLTEAEKMAQIKEMTVQQRGTVRRVISQGQDFISLQQKLLNATVAESAAWVSLTTAFTAIMLSVSLFLGIGAAVYISRTIAEPLRRLEEATELVGTGDLRAGDTGVLSHDEVGRLARSFARMTGHFRRLVERVRRATDSVIKHSVELRAGAGEAAASAAATIEAVEQLSVRITGIVRSASAVEEKIRKVSTRAVEVEEAARKMRKQMDITSMVAERANSAVTQMIGRLDDIGKVVRFSTDLAVQAGSLAREVARESAYMYKPDGTSAGPAGAEAGESCAPCPPEPFLALASETEKRSQQTLASAAAISGLVDELRAAAQDVAGALAEERGFIVQNHGLAREVAESLPEVVSAVQVMSEHFREVSIFIMNVMQHMDAISEGVEKQSDLIADIGEVASTLDSAAHELQEAISALKI
- a CDS encoding AarF/UbiB family protein; translation: MLRDRESINLSRQPLVGLTRLNRIIFILVKYGFRDFVDRYNLPDLGLTGRITGIKRGLTVYERIRLVLQELGATFIKFGQVASMRPDLVPGELIVELEKLQDSVPPEPPGDVTNRLVADLGSLQVVFSEFDEKPFAAASLSQVHRAVLRETGEKVAVKVRRPKAYSTVQADLRILSYLANMLHNRYPDMRPYNLPSLVEELRRTINNELNFLKEAANIKIFRATMEKNGLVTAPKVYDAYTTRKVLTTELIEGVKVGDFTGDLVQRRRLAEAGFNTQVRQILLDGFFHADPHAGNVLITPSGQLCLLDWGMVGRLTFSMRQNIVDLLQAIIQRDEEHLAAIALHAFGVYGAANTPLLQRDIRELLDTFFAANLRHRNAGRLLLDFLAIFQQHRIPIPAQYAFMSKAFLTMEGLGQQIYPNLDTVALLKPYLRELTIERGSPSEAARKLKIEWSNTVRLFENFPQRLNRIMDHMEKGEVFVKFEGTDRLEKSLAKSANRLTMGVVLGSMILGSSVLISAGIPPLIHGHSGLGLTGFAISAFVSLCLLLDIWRERRR